In the Pedobacter cryoconitis genome, GCCGGTAATTTTGAAACCGCTATTTTATTGTTAACGGTCGATGGAAATTCCTCCATTTTAATAAAATAGGAAGGAATCATATAAGCTGGTAAATGTTCTCCCAAATGTGAGCGAAGAACAGAAACCTCCAAAGCCTCATCTGCTATATAATAAGCACATAAATAAGGATGCCCGTCTTCTGAATCACGGTTGATCACTAAAGCATTACTGATGGATTCGTGGCGAAGCAACTGTTGCTCTATTTCTTTCAATTCTATTCTAAAACCCTTTAACTGTACCTGATCATCTATTCTTCCCAGATACTCCAAATCGCCATTTTCCAGTAATCGGCCTAAGTCTCCGGAACGATAAAAACGCTCTCCTTTACGATAAGGATTATCAAAAAAACGGGTTCTGGTCAATGCCTCATTATTCAGATATCCCCTGCTTATCCCCGCTCCCCCTACATAGATCTCACCAGTTATACCTTGTGGGACCAGCTTTTTATTTTTGTCCAATACATACAATGATGTTGTTGGAATCGGTTTACCAATATCACTTATATTATCGTCGATCTCCTTTTTCCCGATCTCTTTATAGGTGGCATGAACAGTCACTTCAGTAATTCCGTACATATTGACCAATAGCACTTCGGGATATTGCTGTTGCCAGGATTTCAACTTCGAAGGAACCAAAGCCTCACCTCCAAAAATAACATAGCGCAAATCATTTAATTCTATGTCTTTTCTGCCAATTTCTTCTACCAGGTTATTGAATGATGTCGGGGTTTGGTTCAATACCGTCACCTTGTGCTGCTTAAGTACCTGTATATATTGAGCAGGATCCCTTGCAATTGCTTGTGAAATGATGATTACTTTACCGCCATATAATAAAGCGCCATACATTTCCCATACACTAAAATCAAAACAGTGACTATGGAACATAGTCCATACGTCATTTTCCCCGAAATCAAACTGAAATCCATCGTTATACATTAGCCTTACTACGTTTTCATGCTCAATCATAACCCCTTTAGGATTACCTGTAGTTCCAGAGGTATAAATGATATAACATAAGTCTGAAGGCTCATTGATCCTGGCTGGATTTGGCACTTCCTGAGCTGCTCCTGTAATATCTTCTAATAAGATCTTTTGAATGTTCTTCGCTATGGCAGTCTCATGTTTTGCATCAGTAACCATGATCGTTATTTTACTGTCCTCCAGCATATAATTTATCCGGCCTTCAGGATAGCTTGGATCCAAAGGCAAATAACAGCCCCCGGATTTCAATATTCCTAACATACCTACAACCGTGTACAGGTTTTTGTCTGTAAAAAGACCCACGATATCATCTCTGCCTATACCTTTTGACCGCAGTTCACTGGCCAGAATATTTGACAGATTATTTAGCTCAGCATAGGTTAAAGTATCCCCTTCATAAACAACTGCTATCGAATCCGGACTTTTTTGTACCTGTCTTTCAAATAGCTCAACAACAGTGCAATCCTTTGGATAGGCAATTTCAACAGCATTGTTAAGCTTTATAATATCATTTTCTTCCGATTTCGAAAGCAATGATAGTCCGGATAAAGATATCTCCTGGTTTTCTATGACTTGTTGCAATAACGCTTTGTAGAAACCAATAAATCTTTCAATCGTAACAGTTGTAAAAAGATCAGTAGAATATTCCAGGTCAAAGCTTAATCCAGCAGCATCTTCAGTTGCTTCTAATGTCAGATCAAATTTAGCAGTTGTTGACTCAAACTGGAATCTTTCGATATTTGTATCTTCAATTTCAAAAGACTCTTGTCTGATATTCTGTAATACAAATAAACAATCAAATAATGGATTACGACCAGGATCCCGCTCTATACGTAAATCGTTTATTAACTCTTCATATGGATAATCATCGTTGTCAAGACAGTTGAGCAATCTTTCGTGCAGTTGTTGTATATAAACGTTAAAACCCGAATCATCATTCAGACTTACAGGCAACGCTAATGTTTTAGCAAACATTCCTACTATACCTTCAAGATCATCATGCTTTCTTCCAGCTACCAACGTACCAATAACCAGATCAGCATTTCCACTTAGTTTTGATAATAGTATACCATAAACCCCTAATAATATGCTATAGAGAGTTGTATTGTATTTCTTGCTGATTTCATTTAATGCATGCCTTTCTTTATCAGACATATTAAATTTTGCTACGCGCCCTTTAAATGTCTTTTCTTTTGGTCTTGGAAAATCATAAGGCAACTCTAAAGGACTGTAATCAATAGCAAACTCCCTGATCCAGAATTCCTTTTGACTTTGCACAGAAATCTGGTAATCATTGCTGGAGAGCCACTCAGAATAATCTTTATATTGCCTTTTTAATGCTGGTAATTTATTGCCTCTGTAGAGCTGAGAAAATTCCTTCATTAATATTTGCAGAGACATCCCGTCAGAAGCGATATGGTGCATATCTAACAAGATGAAATGTGTGTTATCCACCTGGACTACTCCAACCCGAAGCAAAGGTGGATTCTTTAAATCAAAAGTTCTGATGAATTTATGGATGAGAGATTCCATATCAGAATCCATTCTAAGATGTTCAATCTCAAAATGGACATCGGACATCACTTTCAGGTGTGGTTTATTATATTGATCTAAGCTAAAACTCGTTCGGAAACATTCGTGCCGCTCTATTAGCGATTTAAAAACATGCGTAAGTTTTTCATAACTCACTGCTCCGTCTATCTTTAAAACCCCGGTTTGGTTATAAGCTAAAGACGACTTATCTATCTGGTTTAGCAGAAATAATCTTAATTGGGATGAAGCTAATGGGTAATATTCTTTATCAGCAGCTTTAGGTATTTGTCTTGTGGTCGTATTTGATTTCCTTAGATTCTTTAAATAATCGATTATAAGACTCTTATTGTTCTTCAATTCTAAAATAACATCAGGATTGTCAAAATCTTCAGGAACCGTTATTTTCAGGTTCTCTTCAACAATTTTAATGCTTATATCAAGCTTTTTAAGTTTTAATAATAGTTCTTCCAGGCTTTGTTGCATAGGTATAGGTATGTAGATTGAAAATCAGTATATTTTGAAATGTGGTTCTTTTGTCTAAAAATTATATCGTGGTAGTGGCTTTCGCCTTGAGATAGTTCTTCAGTTCTCCTATTGTTTTATCATCATTCTTAATCATAAATTCAAGAATATTTTGATGGCATTCTACGATATCTTCTATCAGTTCTTTATCAAACAGAAGTTTATTATACTTCCAGTATAAAATAAAACCGTTGTCATATTCGCATGCCGTATTTTTTAAAGGATAATGATTAATATCTGTATCAATATGGTTTTCCTGTATCTCCGTAATGTCGGGTAGGTTTTCATAATATTTAATATAATTTACCACCATATCGCAACTCGCCCGAAGTTCTGCCCTATCCAAATCCAGATAGTCATAATTGATAATCAGGTTTTGACAATTGGTAAGTATATCATAAAATGTTTGATCGATAACATCATTGATAACCAGGCGGTCAGAAAATTCTCCGGTGAAATAAGCTTCGCCAAGTAAATTCCCTATGATCAGCTGGTTTTCAGAAACAAATCTGTCAGCGATAATAGCCGCAATTAATGTTTTGCGTTTACCAGTATAAGAATATAATAAAATGGACAAACTTGCATAAATAATAGATGATATGGTACAGTTATTATTTTTCGCAAATGCTGTGATGGCATTAAAGTGTTGACCAGAAATTTTAGTCGTATATAAAAGTGCCTGGGGATGATCATATATCGCGAATAATTCCTTTTGAGTCTCTGCTTTCCCGATTGTTTTTTCTGCTAATAACCTTTGATTATTTCTCAAAAAATATCCCTCATAAAAGTCGCTTATATTAAAAATATAGTCATACCCTGATGTTTTGGCTTTCCAATATTTTTTTAATTCTTCTCCTTTTTCACTGATCCATGTTTTCCGCTGTTCGGCATAGTCTCTTAATTGTATCTTCAATGGTTGAATATCTGGCTCACCTCCATCACTGTAGCATTGATAGAACGTCATGAGTTCTTTCTTGATGATCTTTTCCATCGACCAGTCATCACAACTAATGTGGTCCACTAAAAAAAGAAACATATATTTCTCCCCTGCTAACTTGAACAAGAAAAACCTGGTTAGTGGATCTTTTTGCTTATCAACAAACCATACTCCTGCATTTTCAAAATATTCAGTTCTGATTTCTTCATAAGATTTATGCAATGTATTGGTATCAATAAATTCTAAAGCGAACCTCTCATCTGCAGGGAGAATCACTTGTTTAAATTCACCATCAATCAATGGAAATATAGTTCTCAGACTTTCGTGCCTTTTTACAAAGAATGCTATTGCTTTTTCTAAAGCAACAACATCAGGATTATTCATTTCTAACTCAACTCTCATAAAAAGCGCAACCCCTTTATCGCGTTTTAAATACCGGGCCTGCTGTAATGATAGTTCAGCGATTATGTTAGAATTATATGTCATATTAACAATTATTTAAGATTAAAAATTGGACTGTGTTTAGAAATCACGCTTAAATATTGATTTCCCTGCTACCCATTTTTGGTAATGGGTTTGCTTCATTTATCCATACAGATGCATCAATAAAATTAGCCTGTTGTACAACTGTATTTTTTTGAAAGATCTCTACGAGTTTTATTTCTATGTTAAATTCTCTTTTTATTTTATTGGTTATTTGAATTGCCATAATCGAATTTCCGCCTAACTGTAAAAAACTTTGCGTAATACTAATAGCTGATGGGTCAATCTTTAAGACCTCTGCCCAAATCCCGATTACTTCTCTTTCTGTTTTGGAAGATGCACCTACATACAGCTCCTTATTCACTCTGTCTGGAATTGGTAATGCATCTCTGTCCAGCTTGCCATTAGTTGTCAAGGGCATCTTGTCTAATTGGATATAAAATGAAGGAACCATGTATTCAGGAAGAATACGGCTTAGATATTCTCTGAGCAACTCACCATCTAAGTTTTGATCAGCTAAATAATACGCTGATAAATAACTTTCACCTTCTATATTTTTCAGGGAAACAACTCCCTCTAGTACAGCTTCGTGAGCCGATAGTGCATGTTCAATTTCTCCTGGCTCAATACGATATCCGCGCAGTTTAATTTGGTTATCAATCCGGCCTTTGTAGGCTATATTACCATCTGGAAGCCAATATGCCAAATCTCCACTTCTATAAACCCGTTCTTCTCCCTTTATCCAGTCTGCTATAAACTTCTTGTTTTCAATACCATTTCCGATATAACCACGGGCAAGACCAGCCCCAGCTATACAAAGTTCACCAATGACACCTTGCGGAACAGAATTGCCCAACTCGTCGACTATATAGATTCTTTCATTTGGCAATGGGCGGCCAATTGGTATGGCTTTAAATTTATCTAAATCTGCAGTGTCTATTCGATAATAAGTAGAATCCACACAGGTTTCAGTAGGTCCGTACAAATTGTACAACGTCATATTTTCTGTCATTGAATAGGTATAGAATTCCTGCACAAGTTCCTTTGGTAAAGCTTCTCCTGCTAATAACCAAACTTTAAAATCTGGTAATTCTATCTTCCCTTTAAGACTTCTCAGAAACATACTGAAATGTGTCGGAGTACCATCACTTACATTAATCCTGTGTTTCTTATAAAAGTTATACAACTCATTCCCATCCATCCGTTCATTTTCCTGACAGATATACAGGCTGTGACCATTCAATAATGCACCAAATATTTGCTGACATGAAGCATCAAAGCTATAAGCAGCTATTAATCCTACATTTAATCCAGAATCAAGGCCTTTGTAAACAGTAGCGGATAATCCTGCTGCCAAATTCACTACGCTGCTATCTTCCATTAATACGCCTTTAGGAGCACCTGTTGAACCTGAAGTAAAAATACAATAGGCCAGATCGGAAGAATTGCGCCGAATACTTAAATTATAATTTTCCTGTACTTTAATTGAAGAAGCATGAATATCATGTGTAGCTATAACATCCTTAAATCTATCCAGATGTTCTTTATGCCCCAATAACAATTTAGAATTGCAGGATTCCAGCATATAGTTAATCCGTTCAAAAGGTAACTTGAAATCAATAGGCAGATAAGCCGCACCACTTTTCAGTATCCCCAGAATCCCTATCATTATATCTGCAGATCTATCCAGCAACAGTCCTATAATATCTCCTTTTACCACACCTTGTTCAATAAGATATGCAGCTAGTTGATTGCTCTGTTCATTGAGCTCTTGATAACTTAGATTTATTCCATTGTATACCACTGCATTTCTATCCGGAAACATCAGAACCTGTTTCTCAAATAATTCCACAATATTCTCTTTGATCTCAAACGAGATTTCAGAGGTATTGAACTTTCTTAATTGATTGATTTCGTCAGTTCCCAGCAGGTTTATTGCTGCGATAGGGATATTTAAAATTACCTGATTAGTTATTTGCTTAAAATATTTAACGAAATTTTCAATAGTGGATCGCTGAAACAAATCTTTTGCATATTGAAACCCTAATTGTATCTTGTTTTCAGTAGCATTAACATGCAAAATCAAATCCATTTGTGAAGTGTCCGAACCAAGCACGTATGTTTCAAGTTGCAGATCCGACAATTTCAATTCTATTGGCTCTTCATTTTTGTACACGAACATCACATCGAACAGGCTATTGCGATTATAATCTCTGGCAATACCCAGGTCATTGATTAATTTTTCATAGGGATAATCCTGATGCTCTAAGCCTAGCATAACGCTTTGATGAACTTGTTTTATAAAGTCGTATAGATTGCCATGATCTTCAATATCATTTCTTAGGGCTAACATGTTAATAAAAACCCCCATAATATTTTCGATCTCTGTATCCCTCCGGCCCGAAACCGGAGTACCTATAATTAAGTCTTTTTGCCCCGTAACTTTGTATAGAAGGATCTTAAAAATCCCAAGGACTACAGAAAATAAGGTAACCCCTAATGACTTTGCCAGGTTGTTTAAAATTTTGGTTTGTGCTAACTCAAAAACAAAATCAATTTGAGCACCGTGATAGGTCGGTACAACCGGACGTTCGTAATCTGTCTGTAAGGCAAGTATGGAAGGAGGCGTTTCAAACACACCATTCCAGAATTGTTTTTGACTTTCCAGATTCTTTTGATAGACTTCACTTTCCTGCCATACAGCATAATCTCTATATTGCAATTCAATGGGAGAAAGCTCCTTTCCCTGGTATAGAGAAATAAAATCACGAAGAAAGATTCCCAAACTAACTCCATCGGAAACGATATGATGTCTGTCAGTGATTAAAATATGTGTTTCTTCATTAATACGAATAAGGCCTGCCCGTAATAATGGAGCCGTATGCAAATTAAATGGCCGAATAAATTCTGTAATAATTTCCGCACTCTTTTCTAAGGAAGAATTAAAGTATTCCAATTCAAAAGACGCTTCTTCTAAAACATATTGTACGGGCGAATCATTGACTAATTGAATACGTGTCCTGAAAATCTCATGACGCTTAATTATCCGATGGAAAATATCCTTGATTTTTTCCCTGTCAACGGGGCCATTAATTGTAAAGGCCTGAGGTTGGTTATATACTGTTGAATTTCTATTGAGCTGATTTAAAAAATAGAACTGTTTCTGTGCAGAAGACAATGGATAAAAATCCATTTCATCTGCTTTTTGAATTTTAAAATAATCAACCTCAATACCAGAATTTATTTCTTTTGCCAACTCCTGGATATCTTTCAGAGAGGTAAGTTTGATTAAACTTATGGATAGTTTAAATGTTTCCCTTATTCTGTTCGCTAAAAACACCAACTTTAAAGATTGCCCTCCTAAGTCAAAAAAATTGTTATTGATCCCAATCGTAGCTACATCGCGTTTGAGTACATCTGCCCAAATCTTAACCAGCTTTTCTTCGGTTTCAGTAGAAGGGGGAGTATAATTATCCGCAACTTTTAACTCATAATCTGGTAAAGCATTCCGATCTATCTTCCCATTGGCAGTAAAAGGTAATTGATTCATCTGCATATAATAAGATGGTATCATGTAGTCCGGCAGACGCTGCGCTAAATGATAGCGTAGATCAGAAACCTGTAACTCTACAGCCGACTCGTAATAGGCGACTAAACATTTTTCATTTTCATATGCTTTAAATTCTACCACACAGTGATTGATTTCAGCATGTGTACTTAAATGATGTTCTATCTCTGATAATTCTATACGATATCCCCTCAATTTCACTTGATTATCTATCCTGCCGCGATATTCCAGGTTTCCATCTGGCAGCCATCTGGCCATATCACCTGTACGATAGACTCTTTCTTCTCCTATAACCCAACCGCTACGGAATTTTTCTGAACTCGTTGTTTGATCCCCGACATAACCTTTTGCAAGGCCATCTCCTGCAATACATAACTCACCAATCACACCCGCTGGAACCAAACCACCATGAGTATCTGTGATATAGACGCGTTCATTAGGCAGAGGCTTTCCTATAGGTATAAAAGGATAATCTTCCAGACGCTCTCTCTCAACTTTGTAACTTGTTGAATCAACACAGGTCTCAGTCGGACCATAAAAATTATACAATTGTACTTTATCGCCTACTTTACTATAAAATTCTTTAACAAATTCTTTTGGTAAGGTCTCTCCTGCTAATATCCATGATGAAAACTTACCCACTGAAGTATTTTTCCCTAAGGCATCAAGCAACAGCCGGAGATGAGTCGGAGTACCATCAGATACATCAATACTATTTCTTTCATAGAAGGATCTTAATTTCGCCCCATCACGACGACTTTCGTCATCAGCAATGTAAAGACTATGTCCTTGTAATAAACTACCATAGATTTGCTGTACCGAGGCATCAAAAGAAAATGAAGCCAATAGCGCAACTTTCAAAATCTTACCTTCATAAGCGCTGTAAACTTTTTCTTCCAGCCCCTTCACCAAATTGATTACACTTCGATGATTCATCATCACCCCTTTTGGATTGCCACTGGAACCCGAAGTAAATATACAATACGCAAGATCTGCAGGTTGAATTTCAATCCCCGCATTAGCGACACTTTGAAACTCTATTTTAGGGGAATCAATTGCCTGAGTTGGAAGGTAGGCAGTGTGCATTTCTAAGAATTCATTTTGCGAAAGTAAAAAAGCAGCCCTGCTATGATTCAACATGTAGCTGATGCGTTGTTCCGGAAGGCTTGGATCTATTGGTAAGTAACCGCCGCCTGCTTTTAATACACCTAAAATGCTCACGATCATATTTAATGAGCGCTCAAACAACAAGCCTACCATATTTCCAGGTACAATACGCTCAGAGATCAGATAATTGGCTACTTTGTTAGCTTGTTCATTTAACTCCTTATAAGTAAGCTCTTTCTTCCCATCACTTACAGCAATCCGGTCTGGATGTAACTTCACTTCATGTTCAAATAGAGCAATCAGATTTGTGTCTCTTGAATAGGGTAATGAGGTGTCATTATACTGATTCATTAACAGCTCTTTTTCTTTAGTAGTCAGAATATCAATATCACATAGCCCAACTTCAATATTTTGCACTACTGCTTTTAAAATATTCTTATAGTAGGCTACGAATCTTTCAATGGTTTCTTTTTTAAACAGCTCTGTTCTATAATCCAGATGAAAAACATAATTGTTTTCTTTCTCCAAAACGCGGAATGACAAATCTAATTTGGAACTCGTATTTGCATGTTCAACATGTGATAAATGCATGTCTTCGGAGCCGAATTCTGACAAATTAAAATTATAGTATTCGAACATGATATCGAATAGAGGATTATGACTTAAATCTTGTTTTAAATTCAATTCTCCTATCAGTTGCTCATAAGAATAATCTTGATTGGCAAAGCATTGCAGTACATTATCTTTCACTTGATTAAGAAATTCTACGAAGCTTTGGTCACCTTTAGGAGAGTTTCGAAGCGCCAGGGTATTAATAAAGACACCTATCAATCTTTCAACATCCATGTGCTGACGACCGGCTGTAGAAGTACCAACCGTGATATCTTCCTGACCAGATAATTTTGAGATCAGTACATTTAAAGAGCTTAGCAACAACGTATACATCGTAACCTCTTGTTTTTCACAAACTTTTCTTAACTCTTCACTCTCTTGCTCGTTCAATTCAAAAGTTACCGTGGCACCTTGAAAATTATTAAGCTGAGGTCTTGAAAAATCTGTTGGGATATTCGGGATATCCGGGATACTATCAAACTGATGAAGCCAAAATGCCTCTTGCGCTTTCAATTGATTTTCTCTTTCCCCGTTCTGTTGCCATTCTACATAATCTTTGTATTGAATCTTTAAAGGTTCCAATTTTTGATTATTGTATAGTGCCATAAACTCCTGAATTATATTTACATAGGAAACTCCATCAGTAACAATATGATGCATATCTATGATCAGGTGAGCTATTCCTTGTTCCTCTGTTTTCAATCCTACTCTGATTAAAGCGGGTACACTCAGATCAAAACCCTGAATAAAACCATTAATCAGCTGGCCTAAACTTTCTGTCTCATTCTCTATATTTTCTACTTTAAAGTTTACCTGCTTATGAATTCTTTGGACTGGCTCTTCATTTAGTAAATGAAATGAGGTTCTTAAAGTTTCATGCCTGTTAATGATCTCTCTAAAAACATTTTCACATAATTCAATATTAACATCTCCTATCACCTTAAAGACTATAGGAACATTATAAGCAGTCATTCCAGGATTCATCTGATCCAAAATAAAGATCCTCCTTTGGATACTGGATTGCGGATAATAAATCTTTACCGGAGCAGATTTTATATGAACAAAACTTACTTTTGGAGCAGCCAGTATGAGTGTAGCCTGCATACTGATATTTTTATTTTCAAAAGCTTCTTGCAGGTAGATTTGTACACGCAAAAATTTATGAATTCTGGAAATCAATCTGATCATACTTAACGAGTCTCCGCCAAGCTGGAAAAAATCGTCCCGTACTCCAATAGGAGTATATCCGAGTATTTCTTCCCATATTTCTACTAATTTTTGTTCTAAATCTGAACTTGGTGCTACATATGGTGTTGCTAAAACAGGCCGGGTATTTTTTACAGCAGGAAGTAATTCTTCCGTAATATCCTCATGACCTGGATTTACAGATTCTTCTATTAGGGATGGTAAATCAACAGGAGAAATCAGAATATGACTCTCCTCATTATTCACCAATAATATTCTTTTAAAGACTTCTTCACCCTCATCACCAGTAATAAAACTGTTCAGAATCCCACTTTTCAGTGCAGATGGGGTTAATAGTGAATTCTCCTGAAAACTGGCCTTTTCTACAGTGTCATAACTCAAATTTAAAGCCATCCACTTAGCAGGATTGTCCCTGCGCTTATTTTCGTCCAGCACTAATGAATCAATGAAATGCTTGATTGCCATTTCGCTGACCATACCAGCCCCCCCTAAAACTGTAGTAAAAGAAGAAACTACTATAACGAATTCTACTGGTTGATTATTTGCAAGTTCTTGTAACTGTAGTAATTCTTCAGTTTTCAGTGAAATCTCCTCATTAAATTGATTTTGTGTTTTATCACTGATCAGACTCGGATCACGTTTACTGGTTAGCTCACATTTAGAGGTTTGATCACGTTTAGTGATTTGATCATTCACATAAAAAACACCATTAATCTGCTCAAAATCTAATTTGGCTTTTTCAAAAACAGCGGTCATTTGAGTCTTTGAAGTTATATCCGCATGAATGATCAATAGACAGCCTGCTTCTTTTCTCAACTCAGAAATTTTGGTTATTTTCTTGCTGATTACATGTTCAGGCCCATAATTCTCCACCCAATCTGCCCATTCTTCCTCTTCAGGTATATCCGAAAACCCAACTAGTATGATATTTAATCGGTTACTTTTTAATAAACCTTCCGCAATTGTAAAACCTATATCACCGGTACTGTCAATAAATAGATAAGTACCTTGGTCTTTTATACGCGATTCACCCGAATCCTGCAAAAGGATCGGATAAGATTCTACAGTTTGGGTCCATCTGTTCAATCCGCGATAAGCAACTATTTTAGCTTTGGAATCAGCTTTAAACTCCTTGATTATTTGTTTAAAAAAAAGCTGGGTATTTGCGCCATAAGTCTTGTCATCTATTTCAATTAAACGACAATTGATATTGGGATACTCTTTAGGAATACTATGGACAGCAGAAAGGATTGCCCCTCCAAACATAGCTGTTTTTTCTTCACCGAATATAGAAAACATCTGATTACATATGGCCAGATATTCAATTTGATTTTGATCGAAACCAGTTTCATAAACTGCT is a window encoding:
- a CDS encoding condensation domain-containing protein, with translation MTYNSNIIAELSLQQARYLKRDKGVALFMRVELEMNNPDVVALEKAIAFFVKRHESLRTIFPLIDGEFKQVILPADERFALEFIDTNTLHKSYEEIRTEYFENAGVWFVDKQKDPLTRFFLFKLAGEKYMFLFLVDHISCDDWSMEKIIKKELMTFYQCYSDGGEPDIQPLKIQLRDYAEQRKTWISEKGEELKKYWKAKTSGYDYIFNISDFYEGYFLRNNQRLLAEKTIGKAETQKELFAIYDHPQALLYTTKISGQHFNAITAFAKNNNCTISSIIYASLSILLYSYTGKRKTLIAAIIADRFVSENQLIIGNLLGEAYFTGEFSDRLVINDVIDQTFYDILTNCQNLIINYDYLDLDRAELRASCDMVVNYIKYYENLPDITEIQENHIDTDINHYPLKNTACEYDNGFILYWKYNKLLFDKELIEDIVECHQNILEFMIKNDDKTIGELKNYLKAKATTTI